The following coding sequences are from one Desulfosporosinus orientis DSM 765 window:
- a CDS encoding type II toxin-antitoxin system RelE/ParE family toxin has product MGKVEYSPKALEDLQKIKAYIIENFGVDAAQKALVKITGSVS; this is encoded by the coding sequence ATGGGAAAAGTGGAATACTCTCCGAAGGCTCTGGAGGATTTACAGAAAATCAAGGCATATATTATTGAGAATTTTGGAGTTGATGCTGCCCAAAAGGCTCTTGTTAAAATTACAGGAAGTGTTTCATAA
- a CDS encoding sensor histidine kinase, whose translation MYKIVNAYYSKQPENMESVFEYATRNEGLNCVIINEDTMVIKYISANGNEHAGDVIHRNFIDIIDDNINKINNKYYYEIVDNPNLISGTEKLMPPNSPKSGKNMLLPRYDQENDLNSYPFLNEKSNSSNMHDQVDIPDLIENIIFIKRLDAGNILMIRKPLRELMYSAKIANELYIIVGFVMLFLGSLASFIFSQKITKPIIDMSHIAKNISNLKFDKKYDVKTNDEIGELGKSINLISDELDKSIQELTVANEMLKEDVKRKQQIDDMRKTFISSVSHELKTPIGIIKGYAEGLMLNVVDSEEKRTKYSEIIVDESDKMGKMVGQLLDISYMESEIFQLEKSIFNIAVLVDEIVGKYKHIMNQKGIELFVDNDRDYFVKADYIRIEQVLKNYIANAINHVDSKKKIQIRIENADQNMRVFVANTGKKLSDEDTKKIWDSFYKSDKARSRQYGGTGLGLYIVRSIIEKHKGSYGVTNKEDGVEFWFELPNCPLC comes from the coding sequence ATGTATAAAATTGTTAATGCTTATTATTCAAAACAACCTGAAAATATGGAATCTGTTTTTGAGTATGCCACAAGAAATGAGGGACTAAATTGTGTAATCATTAATGAAGATACCATGGTTATAAAATACATTTCAGCAAATGGAAATGAGCATGCCGGTGATGTAATCCATCGAAATTTTATTGATATCATAGATGATAATATCAATAAAATTAATAATAAGTACTACTATGAAATTGTTGATAATCCCAATCTTATTTCAGGAACAGAAAAGCTGATGCCGCCTAATAGTCCCAAAAGCGGTAAAAACATGTTACTTCCAAGATATGATCAAGAAAATGATTTAAATTCATATCCATTTCTAAATGAAAAAAGCAATAGTTCAAATATGCATGATCAAGTTGATATTCCTGACTTAATAGAAAATATTATTTTTATAAAAAGACTAGATGCAGGAAATATCTTAATGATTAGAAAGCCGTTGCGAGAACTAATGTACAGCGCCAAAATTGCAAATGAGTTATATATTATAGTGGGTTTTGTCATGTTGTTTTTGGGAAGTTTAGCAAGTTTTATCTTTTCCCAAAAGATAACAAAACCAATTATTGATATGAGTCATATTGCTAAAAATATATCTAATTTGAAATTCGATAAGAAGTATGATGTTAAAACAAATGATGAAATAGGTGAATTGGGAAAAAGTATTAATTTAATATCAGATGAATTGGATAAATCCATACAGGAACTAACAGTTGCCAATGAAATGTTGAAAGAAGATGTTAAAAGAAAACAGCAAATTGACGATATGCGAAAAACATTCATATCGAGCGTTTCACATGAGCTTAAAACCCCTATTGGTATCATCAAAGGTTATGCGGAAGGACTCATGTTAAATGTTGTTGATAGTGAAGAAAAAAGAACAAAATACTCAGAAATCATCGTTGATGAGTCGGACAAGATGGGGAAAATGGTTGGCCAATTATTAGATATCTCCTATATGGAGTCTGAAATATTTCAATTGGAAAAATCTATTTTTAATATTGCTGTATTAGTTGATGAAATTGTTGGTAAATATAAGCATATAATGAATCAAAAGGGCATTGAATTGTTTGTTGACAATGATAGAGATTATTTTGTTAAGGCTGATTATATCAGAATTGAACAGGTGCTGAAAAATTATATTGCAAATGCAATCAATCATGTAGATAGTAAGAAAAAAATACAAATTCGAATAGAAAATGCAGACCAAAATATGCGAGTATTCGTTGCAAATACGGGGAAAAAACTTTCAGATGAAGATACAAAGAAGATTTGGGACAGCTTTTATAAATCTGATAAAGCCAGATCACGACAGTATGGAGGCACAGGATTGGGTCTTTATATTGTTAGATCAATAATTGAAAAGCATAAGGGAAGTTATGGTGTAACGAACAAAGAAGATGGTGTTGAATTTTGGTTTGAATTACCCAACTGTCCCCTATGTTAG
- a CDS encoding response regulator transcription factor: MNIKVLVADDELLFRELVSDYLRKEGYVVLEAEDGEEAIDLFLKNTDINLLILDVMMPKSTGWEVCEEIRKISEVQILMLTALAEERDEIRGFDLGVNEYITKPFSYGTFMARVNSLLRSAIKEKEESIQIEGLRIDQSNKTVKINDMAIELSPKEYALLSYLVKNKGRALSRDQILNSVWGYDYYGDARTVDTHIKSLRASMQEYGQLIRTVRGIGYEMQVKND, encoded by the coding sequence ATGAATATTAAAGTTTTGGTTGCTGATGATGAGTTGTTATTCAGAGAACTTGTTTCTGATTATTTAAGAAAAGAAGGATATGTCGTCCTTGAAGCGGAAGATGGTGAAGAAGCCATTGATTTATTTTTAAAAAATACGGATATCAACCTGTTGATACTTGATGTCATGATGCCTAAAAGCACTGGTTGGGAAGTATGTGAAGAAATACGTAAGATATCTGAAGTACAGATATTGATGCTCACTGCCTTAGCGGAAGAAAGAGATGAAATTCGCGGATTTGACTTGGGTGTCAATGAATATATTACCAAACCATTCAGTTATGGGACTTTTATGGCAAGGGTTAATTCTTTGTTGAGATCTGCAATAAAGGAAAAAGAGGAGAGCATTCAAATAGAAGGGTTAAGAATAGATCAGTCCAATAAAACTGTAAAAATAAATGATATGGCTATTGAATTGAGCCCAAAGGAATACGCTCTTTTAAGTTATCTTGTAAAGAACAAGGGAAGGGCTCTTAGCAGAGACCAGATACTTAATTCTGTATGGGGATATGATTATTATGGCGATGCGAGAACAGTAGATACACACATAAAAAGTTTAAGAGCTAGTATGCAAGAATATGGACAACTAATTAGGACGGTAAGAGGGATTGGTTATGAAATGCAGGTAAAAAATGATTAA
- the istB gene encoding IS21-like element helper ATPase IstB has protein sequence MIQERLNQACEILGLIHMNAVYDHHAEEASKGSISYLEFLDKLLWAEIEAKRDRAAKANMKLAKLPYVKTLEQFDFDFQPSANARKINELKTLGFVARAENVVFLGPPGVGKTHLAVGLAVEAIKNGYTAYFLSAHELIAMIKENIISGRIHRKIKTLCKPGILIIDEVGYAGMDDETAHYFFQIISSRYEKGSIILTSNKSYGEWGDVFGDNIVATAILDRLLHHSTTINIKGDSYRVKEKKKAGFYDPSKLEFTPTD, from the coding sequence ATGATTCAGGAACGTTTAAATCAGGCTTGTGAAATTCTCGGCCTGATCCATATGAACGCTGTGTATGACCACCACGCAGAAGAAGCTTCTAAAGGTAGTATATCTTATCTAGAATTTCTGGACAAGTTGTTATGGGCTGAGATTGAAGCTAAGCGCGACCGGGCTGCCAAGGCTAACATGAAACTGGCGAAACTTCCCTATGTGAAAACACTGGAACAATTCGACTTTGATTTTCAGCCTAGTGCTAACGCTCGAAAGATCAATGAACTGAAAACCCTAGGCTTTGTAGCCCGCGCTGAAAATGTAGTATTCCTCGGGCCGCCAGGTGTAGGCAAAACCCATCTGGCGGTAGGCCTTGCGGTTGAAGCGATTAAAAACGGTTATACGGCTTACTTTCTAAGCGCCCATGAGCTGATTGCAATGATTAAGGAGAACATCATCTCCGGGCGGATTCACCGCAAGATTAAAACTCTATGTAAACCCGGCATCTTGATCATCGATGAAGTTGGGTATGCAGGAATGGATGATGAAACGGCGCATTATTTCTTTCAGATCATCTCTAGCCGTTACGAAAAGGGATCGATTATCCTAACTTCGAATAAATCATACGGAGAATGGGGAGATGTATTTGGTGATAATATCGTCGCAACGGCGATTCTTGACCGCCTATTACACCACTCTACGACCATTAATATTAAGGGAGATAGCTACAGGGTGAAAGAAAAGAAAAAAGCAGGTTTTTATGATCCCAGTAAATTGGAGTTCACTCCGACCGACTAG